The proteins below come from a single Biomphalaria glabrata chromosome 10, xgBioGlab47.1, whole genome shotgun sequence genomic window:
- the LOC106071752 gene encoding protein trapped in endoderm-1-like — protein sequence MCSTNESFVMAEELRIFHVATSMALGFLGTLGNSVSIYLIIKNQLYRNCTMLMIIDLCIANLVSTLFILPMIAASNLYKQWVFGDGACQGFAYVMYVVITAECILLMHITVSQYLAIKHNVKYEPCQMTATIFLLVCMPWAISLAIYTVPLLHAWDDFGYDPKRGYCTMVNIKGERSFHSVLSIIFISIISLVTIYCYASIYYVHFKSQKRTLTTVKEASTRFRGQARNTQLIKMITVILINYSVTYIPFLIMSIIDPCVQMTPVFLYTMVIYISWSHTATNPVIYALMNTKINAVWRKFLSCDTSRNKVDIQNVPVTEYQPDTLAQQSYDINSKPIQCVIVHGIQSNSEYTL from the coding sequence ATGTGCTCAACAAATGAATCTTTTGTGATGGCTGAGGAGCTCAGAATTTTCCATGTAGCCACATCGATGGCATTAGGATTTCTTGGCACTTTGGGGAATTCTGTCtccatttatttaattattaagaaCCAGCTGTACCGAAATTGTACAATGCTGATGATAATTGACCTCTGCATAGCTAATTTGGTCAGCACTTTGTTCATACTGCCCATGATAGCTGCCAGCAACTTATATAAACAATGGGTGTTTGGCGACGGGGCCTGCCAAGGCTTTGCCTATGTGATGTATGTGGTGATTACAGCAGAATGCATTTTGCTTATGCATATCACTGTCAGCCAGTACCTGGCTATTAAACATAATGTGAAGTATGAGCCTTGTCAGATGACTGCTACCATCTTCTTGCTGGTGTGCATGCCATGGGCCATCTCCCTGGCCATATACACTGTGCCACTGCTGCATGCCTGGGATGATTTTGGCTATGATCCCAAACGAGGCTACTGCACCATGGTGAACATCAAAGGTGAGCGCAGTTTTCATTCTGTTCTAAGCATTATCTTTATCTCCATCATCTCCCTTGTGACCATCTACTGCTATGCCTCAATCTACTATGTCCACTTCAAATCACAGAAAAGAACACTGACCACAGTCAAGGAAGCTTCTACAAGGTTCAGAGGTCAAGCTCGCAACACTCAACTTATTAAAATGATCACTGTCATACTTATTAACTACAGCGTAACCTATATCCCATTCCTAATCATGAGCATCATTGATCCTTGTGTTCAAATGACACCAGTGTTTCTATATACAATGGTCATCTACATCTCATGGTCACATACGGCCACTAACCCGGTCATCTATGCCCTGATGAATACAAAGATCAATGCAGTGTGGAGAAAGTTCCTGTCCTGTGATACTTCCCGCAACAAGGTGGACATCCAAAATGTCCCAGTCACTGAATACCAGCCTGACACTTTAGCACAACAATCATATGACATAAATAGCAAGCCTATACAATGTGTCATTGTTCATGGCATTCAATCAAACTCAGAATATACATTGTGA